The following coding sequences lie in one Populus nigra chromosome 15, ddPopNigr1.1, whole genome shotgun sequence genomic window:
- the LOC133674282 gene encoding uncharacterized protein LOC133674282 — MSRPGDWNCRSCQHLNFQRRDSCQRCGDPRPGERDHYGSFGGRSGGSFGFTGPDVRPGDWYCSVGNCGAHNFASRSSCFKCGMSKDESSGGGLDADISWMRGYGFGGGSASSRSNWKSGDWICTRSGCNEHNFASRTECYRCNAPRESGSNKSSY; from the exons ATGAGCAGACCAGGAGATTGGAATTGCAGGTCATGCCAACATTTGAACTTCCAGAGGAGGGACTCGTGCCAGCGTTGTGGGGACCCCAGGCCCGGAGAGAGAGATCATTATGGAAGTTTTGGTGGAAGATCAGGGGGCTCGTTCGGATTTACGGGGCCTGATGTGAGGCCTGGTGACTGGTATTGCTCGGTTGGCAACTGTGGAGCTCACAACTTTGCTAGTCGTTCAAGCTGCTTCAAGTGTGGTATGTCCAAGGATGAATCCTCTGGTGGTGGGCTTGATGCTGACATTTCATGGATGAGAGGTTATGGCTTCGGCGGAGGCAGCGCCTCTAGCCGCTCTAATTGGAAATCCGGAGACTGGATTTGCACcag GTCAGGTTGCAACGAGCACAACTTTGCTAGCAGGACTGAGTGTTACAGATGCAATGCACCAAGAGAATCAGGCAGCAACAAGTCTTCGTATTAA
- the LOC133674136 gene encoding CRC domain-containing protein TSO1-like isoform X1, with protein sequence MDSPKTTTITTATTTISATTTVSLSDSPPVQESPFSNYVSRLSPIKPVKASHVAQGLLGINSPPLVFTSPRTLSDRQTNFMRRFQCPQISGAEISKNNGGSKKSADGPKDLRKSSTYLNSRLIIDVQKSNNINNNSEQNQPGSFSGCVDEYLSDPVDVDCADSVNLVSQNVKRSDDAHQSSESNLTNSKIDILESDGIIDMETKGDASQAMPEQDGEDPKEQSTSETKKEKIEEEGNIVERPSHVCPNFVSDLLVDHASRQQQCDTSGAQAAPPLEDYGEDGGTVLHGPVQLITHHGSEVSQLHRGMSRRCLQFEEAQQKTPMDGTYSLDSAITIIGSISSSNTELEILDSSQVKLPSSSSKKQTMFVSKPSGFGLHLNSIVNTLPIGCSASEPIMSHHSAGYKISCSKLPSLVERVSSTAGDDVLQTKASLATGSAISESLHNKETLNKLQPPEHQITLHNNRRFSSEHADNFEEFNQSSPKKKRKKVSSTDVDGCKRCNCKKTRCLKRYCDCFAAGIYCAETCACQGCFNRPEYEDTVLEARQQKESHNPLAFAPKIVQHVTEFHAIIVEDAGLFTPSSGRHKTGCNCKRSMCVKKYCECYQANVGCSNACRCEGCKNIHGRKEEYGMTGEIVSNRANEERLESMADNKLKMIANNKFLHAELYDPHSLTPPTPSFEYSSHGKEAAKSRLLPGRYVLSSEPDFSMLPSYAKSTSSPSNSHGNDKLRKTSKTLDVVPHSQELDYNITETMGQFSPRFDELADFSDHTPLPNPSPIMMASSSSKTRDTAIISQLCLYPESGRLSSGGSLQWRSSPITPMTRLGETKTQALDSGCGLYDILEDDTPEIFKESPTPVTSVKASSPHKKRVSPPRGHIQEFQSSSSAGLKSGRKFVLKSVPSFPPLTPCIDPKDRTQQKY encoded by the exons ATGGATTCTCCTAaaaccaccaccatcaccaccgCAACAACCACCATCTCCGCCACCACCACTGTCAGTTTATCAGATTCTCCTCCAGTTCAA GAATCCCCGTTTTCTAATTACGTAAGCAGGCTATCCCCTATTAAGCCTGTCAAGGCTTCGCATGTAGCACAAGGACTCCTAGGAATAAATTCTCCTCCACTTGTCTTCACGTCACCACGGACATTGTCAGACCGCCAAACAAATTTCATGCGAAG GTTTCAATGTCCTCAGATATCTGGGGCAGAGATATCTAAGAATAATGGTGGAAGCAAGAAGTCTGCTGATGGTCCAAAGGACCTGAGGAAATCTAGCACCTATTTGAATAGCAGGCTGATTATTGATGTCCAGAAGAGCAATAATATCAACAACAACTCTGAACAAAACCAACCTGGCAGCTTCTCAGGGTGCGTTGATGAGTACTTATCTGATCCCGTGGATGTAGATTGTGCAGACTCTGTTAATTTGGTAAGCCAAAATGTGAAAAGATCTGACGATGCACATCAGTCATCAGAAAGTAATTTAACCAACTCGAAAATAGATATACTAGAATCAGATGGCATAATTGATATGGAGACAAAAGGGGATGCGTCTCAGGCCATGCCTGAGCAAGATGGAGAGGATCCTAAGGAGCAGTCAACATCTGAAactaagaaggaaaaaattgaagagGAAGGAAACATTGTTGAACGACCATCTCATGTCTGCCCAAATTTTGTGTCTGACTTGCTTGTGGACCATGCTTCCAGGCAACAACAATGTGACACTTCAGGGGCTCAG GCTGCTCCTCCACTTGAAGATTATGGTGAGGATGGGGGAACTGTCTTGCATGGACCTGTTCAACTCATAACACACCATGGTTCAGAG GTCAGTCAGCTCCATCGTGGCATGAGTAGACGCTGCCTTCAGTTTGAAGAAGCTCAACAGAAAACTCCTATGGATGGCACATATTCTCTTGATTCAGCAATCACTATAATTGGTTCAATATCATCTTCCAATACAGAATTGGAGATTTTGGATTCATCTCAGGTGAAGTTACCTAGCTCTTCCAGCAAGAAGCAAACTATGTTTGTGTCCAAGCCATCCGGTTTTGGCTTGCATCTCAATAGCATTGTCAACACTTTGCCAATAGGATGCAGTGCATCAGAACCTATCATGAGCCACCATTCAGCTGGGTACAAAATTAGTTGCTCCAAACTACCCAGTTTAGTTGAAAGAGTCTCTTCAACTGCGGGAGATGATGTGCTCCAAACTAAGGCTTCACTTGCCACAGGCTCTGCCATTTCCGAGTCTCTTCACAACAAGGAAACTTTAAATAAGTTGCAGCCACCTGAGCATCAGATAACCCTACACAATAATAGGAGATTTAGCTCGGAGCATGCTGACAATTTTGAGGAGTTCAACCAATCAAGCCCCAAGAAGAAAAG GAAGAAAGTATCAAGCACTGATGTTGATGGTTGCAAACGTTGTAACTGTAAGAAGACTAGATGTTTGAAACG ATATTGTGATTGTTTTGCGGCTGGAATCTATTGTGCCGAAACTTGTGCTTGCCAAGGGTGCTTTAACAGGCCCGAATATGAGGATACTGTTCTTGAAGCACGTCAACAAAAAGAATCACATAATCCACTTGCTTTTGCTCCGAAGATTGTACAGCATGTGACTGAGTTTCATGCAATCATTGTG GAAGATGCAGGCCTGTTTACGCCGTCCTCAGGTAGGCATAAGACAGGATGCAATTGCAAAAGGTCAATGTGTgtgaaaaaatattgtgaatgCTATCAG GCTAATGTTGGATGCTCCAACGCTTGTCGATGTGAAGGGTGCAAAAATATCCATGGTAGGAAAGAAG AATATGGTATGACTGGAGAAATAGTAAGCAATAGAGCTAATGAAGAAAGGTTAGAAAGTATGGCTGATAACAAACTCAAAATGATtgcaaacaataaatttttacatgccGAGCTATATGATCCGCACAGCCTGACACCACCAACACCGTCATTCGAATACTcaag CCATGGAAAGGAGGCAGCAAAATCCCGACTCCTTCCTGGTAGGTATGTTCTATCGTCCGAGCCTGATTTTTCCATGCTGCCATCTTATGCAAAATCCACAAGTTCTCCTAGCAATTCACATGGCAATGACAAGCTTCGCAAAACTAGTAAAACCCTGGACGTAGTTCCCCACAGCCAGGAACTGGATTATAACATCACTGAAACAATGGGACAATTCTCACCACGATTTGATGAACTAGCCGATTTTTCTGATCATACTCCATTGCCAAATCCTTCCCCCATCATGATGGCTTCGTCTTCATCTAAAACGCGGGACACGGCAATTATTTCACAGCTTTGTTTGTATCCTGAAAGTGGCCGTCTCTCATCTGGCGGTTCTCTTCAGTGGCGGAGTTCACCAATTACGCCAATGACTCGGTTAGGTGAGACCAAAACTCAAGCACTGGACTCCGGTTGTGGGCTTTATGACATTCTGGAAGACGACACTCCCGAAATATTTAAGGAATCTCCTACCCCTGTCACATCTGTTAAAGCAAGTTCTCCTCATAAAAAACGAGTTTCTCCTCCTCGTGGTCACATCCAAGAGTTTCAATCGAGCTCTTCAGCAGGCTTGAAAAGTGGGCGCAAGTTCGTATTGAAGTCTGTGCCTTCTTTCCCTCCCCTCACTCCCTGTATCGATCCCAAAGATCGCACCCAACagaaatactag
- the LOC133674136 gene encoding protein tesmin/TSO1-like CXC 2 isoform X2, whose product MDSPKTTTITTATTTISATTTVSLSDSPPVQESPFSNYVSRLSPIKPVKASHVAQGLLGINSPPLVFTSPRTLSDRQTNFMRRFQCPQISGAEISKNNGGSKKSADGPKDLRKSSTYLNSRLIIDVQKSNNINNNSEQNQPGSFSGCVDEYLSDPVDVDCADSVNLVSQNVKRSDDAHQSSESNLTNSKIDILESDGIIDMETKGDASQAMPEQDGEDPKEQSTSETKKEKIEEEGNIVERPSHVCPNFVSDLLVDHASRQQQCDTSGAQAAPPLEDYGEDGGTVLHGPVQLITHHGSEVSQLHRGMSRRCLQFEEAQQKTPMDGTYSLDSAITIIGSISSSNTELEILDSSQVKLPSSSSKKQTMFVSKPSGFGLHLNSIVNTLPIGCSASEPIMSHHSAGYKISCSKLPSLVERVSSTAGDDVLQTKASLATGSAISESLHNKETLNKLQPPEHQITLHNNRRFSSEHADNFEEFNQSSPKKKRKKVSSTDVDGCKRCNCKKTRCLKRYCDCFAAGIYCAETCACQGCFNRPEYEDTVLEARQQKESHNPLAFAPKIVQHVTEFHAIIVEDAGLFTPSSGRHKTGCNCKRSMCVKKYCECYQANVGCSNACRCEGCKNIHGRKEEYGMTGEIVSNRANEERLESMADNKLKMIANNKFLHAELYDPHSLTPPTPSFEYSSSFFLAMERRQQNPDSFLVGMFYRPSLIFPCCHLMQNPQVLLAIHMAMTSFAKLVKPWT is encoded by the exons ATGGATTCTCCTAaaaccaccaccatcaccaccgCAACAACCACCATCTCCGCCACCACCACTGTCAGTTTATCAGATTCTCCTCCAGTTCAA GAATCCCCGTTTTCTAATTACGTAAGCAGGCTATCCCCTATTAAGCCTGTCAAGGCTTCGCATGTAGCACAAGGACTCCTAGGAATAAATTCTCCTCCACTTGTCTTCACGTCACCACGGACATTGTCAGACCGCCAAACAAATTTCATGCGAAG GTTTCAATGTCCTCAGATATCTGGGGCAGAGATATCTAAGAATAATGGTGGAAGCAAGAAGTCTGCTGATGGTCCAAAGGACCTGAGGAAATCTAGCACCTATTTGAATAGCAGGCTGATTATTGATGTCCAGAAGAGCAATAATATCAACAACAACTCTGAACAAAACCAACCTGGCAGCTTCTCAGGGTGCGTTGATGAGTACTTATCTGATCCCGTGGATGTAGATTGTGCAGACTCTGTTAATTTGGTAAGCCAAAATGTGAAAAGATCTGACGATGCACATCAGTCATCAGAAAGTAATTTAACCAACTCGAAAATAGATATACTAGAATCAGATGGCATAATTGATATGGAGACAAAAGGGGATGCGTCTCAGGCCATGCCTGAGCAAGATGGAGAGGATCCTAAGGAGCAGTCAACATCTGAAactaagaaggaaaaaattgaagagGAAGGAAACATTGTTGAACGACCATCTCATGTCTGCCCAAATTTTGTGTCTGACTTGCTTGTGGACCATGCTTCCAGGCAACAACAATGTGACACTTCAGGGGCTCAG GCTGCTCCTCCACTTGAAGATTATGGTGAGGATGGGGGAACTGTCTTGCATGGACCTGTTCAACTCATAACACACCATGGTTCAGAG GTCAGTCAGCTCCATCGTGGCATGAGTAGACGCTGCCTTCAGTTTGAAGAAGCTCAACAGAAAACTCCTATGGATGGCACATATTCTCTTGATTCAGCAATCACTATAATTGGTTCAATATCATCTTCCAATACAGAATTGGAGATTTTGGATTCATCTCAGGTGAAGTTACCTAGCTCTTCCAGCAAGAAGCAAACTATGTTTGTGTCCAAGCCATCCGGTTTTGGCTTGCATCTCAATAGCATTGTCAACACTTTGCCAATAGGATGCAGTGCATCAGAACCTATCATGAGCCACCATTCAGCTGGGTACAAAATTAGTTGCTCCAAACTACCCAGTTTAGTTGAAAGAGTCTCTTCAACTGCGGGAGATGATGTGCTCCAAACTAAGGCTTCACTTGCCACAGGCTCTGCCATTTCCGAGTCTCTTCACAACAAGGAAACTTTAAATAAGTTGCAGCCACCTGAGCATCAGATAACCCTACACAATAATAGGAGATTTAGCTCGGAGCATGCTGACAATTTTGAGGAGTTCAACCAATCAAGCCCCAAGAAGAAAAG GAAGAAAGTATCAAGCACTGATGTTGATGGTTGCAAACGTTGTAACTGTAAGAAGACTAGATGTTTGAAACG ATATTGTGATTGTTTTGCGGCTGGAATCTATTGTGCCGAAACTTGTGCTTGCCAAGGGTGCTTTAACAGGCCCGAATATGAGGATACTGTTCTTGAAGCACGTCAACAAAAAGAATCACATAATCCACTTGCTTTTGCTCCGAAGATTGTACAGCATGTGACTGAGTTTCATGCAATCATTGTG GAAGATGCAGGCCTGTTTACGCCGTCCTCAGGTAGGCATAAGACAGGATGCAATTGCAAAAGGTCAATGTGTgtgaaaaaatattgtgaatgCTATCAG GCTAATGTTGGATGCTCCAACGCTTGTCGATGTGAAGGGTGCAAAAATATCCATGGTAGGAAAGAAG AATATGGTATGACTGGAGAAATAGTAAGCAATAGAGCTAATGAAGAAAGGTTAGAAAGTATGGCTGATAACAAACTCAAAATGATtgcaaacaataaatttttacatgccGAGCTATATGATCCGCACAGCCTGACACCACCAACACCGTCATTCGAATACTcaag TTCCTTTTTCTTAGCCATGGAAAGGAGGCAGCAAAATCCCGACTCCTTCCTGGTAGGTATGTTCTATCGTCCGAGCCTGATTTTTCCATGCTGCCATCTTATGCAAAATCCACAAGTTCTCCTAGCAATTCACATGGCAATGACAAGCTTCGCAAAACTAGTAAAACCCTGGACGTAG